The window AAGGATTCCAACACCGAGACGTTCGTCGCGATCAAGGCGCATGTCGACAACTGGCGCTGGCACGGGGTGCCGTTCTACTTGCGCACCGGCAAGCGCCTGCCGCGCCGCACGACCGAGATCACCATCCAGTTCCGCGACGTGCCGCACTCGATCTTCACCGGGCGCGGCGCCCGCACGGTGCCCAACCGCCTCGTCATCGGCATCCAGCCCGAAGAGAACGTGACGCTCTCGCTGATGGCCAAGGTGCCGGGTCTCGACCGCGACGGCGTGGGCCTGCGCTCGGTGCCGCTGGCGATCACCATGCCCGATGCCTTCGCCGGTCCGCAGCGCCGCATCGCCTACGAACGCCTGCTGCTGGACCTGATCGAAGGCAACCAGACGCTGTTCGTGCGCCGCGACGAAGTGGAAGCCCAGTGGGACTGGATCGACGCGATCCGCGCCGTCTGGGAGGAACAGTCGCAGGAGCCCAAGCCTTATACCGCCGGAAGCTGGGGCCCGTCTGCCGCCATCGCCCTCGCCGAGCGCGACGGCGTGACGTGGCAGGAATGATGGGGCAGGAGTGACCGGACGGGATACCGAACGGGCGTGATCCCGCCTTCCCGCCGCGTTGCCCCTCCGGCAGCGCGGCACCACCGATGCGGCGCAAGGCGCATCGGCTCGATTGCAGACCGGCCCCGCCGGAACGACAGCCCCCGGGGACAGGGGGATGACACAGGATACTGGAGTACCCAGGCATGACCAATCTCGCCCCTGCCCTTTCGCGCGTGACCGATCGCATCATCGAGCGTTCCAAGCCCAGCCGCACCCGCTATCTTGAGCTGATGGCGCGGGAAAGCGATCGCCATGCAGACCGCAACTTCCTCTCATGCTCGAACCTGGCGCACGGTTTTGCCGCCTCGGGCGAGGACAAGCCTTCGCTCGCCGCCGGACGCGCGCCGAACCTGGGCATCGTCACCGCCTACAACGACATGCTCAGCGCCCATCAGCCCTATGGCCGCTACCCTGAGCAGATGAAGCTGTTCGCCCGCGAAGTGGGCGCCACGGCACAGGTCGCAGGCGGCGTTCCGGCGATGTGCGACGGCGTGACGCAGGGGTTCGACGGCATGGAACTGTCGCTGTTCAGCCGTGACACCATCGCGCTTTCCACCGCCGTCGCCATGAGCCACGCGATGTTCGACGGCATGGCGCTGCTGGGCATCTGCGACAAGATCGTCCCCGGCCTCGTCATCGGCGCGCTGCGCTTCGGCCACCTGCCCGCCGTCTTCGTGCCCTCCGGCCCGATGCCCACCGGCATTTCCAACAAGGAAAAGCAGAAGACCCGCCAGCTCTACGCCGAAGGCAAGGTGGGCCGTGACGCGCTGCTCGCCAGCGAGAGCGCCAGCTATCACGCGGCAGGCACCTGCACCTTCTACGGCACCGCCAACTCCAACCAGATGATGATGGAGATGATGGGCCTGCACGTTCCCGGCTCGGCGTTCATTCCCCCCAACACGCCGCTGCGTCAGGCGCTGACGCGCGAGGCGGTGCACCGCCTGAACGCCATCACCAAGAAGAGCAACGACTACCGCCCGATGGCGCAGGTGGTCGACGAGAAGGCCATCGTCAACGCCATCGCCGGGCTGCTCGCCACCGGCGGTTCGACCAACCACGCGATCCACCTGCCCGCCATGGCGCGTGCGGCAGGCATCATCATCGACTGGGACGACTTCGCCGAACTGTCCGCCGCCGTGCCGCTGCTGGCGCGCGTCTACCCCAACGGCTCGGGCGATGTGAACCACTTCCACGCCGCGGGCGGCATGGGCTGGGTGGTGCGCGAACTGCTCGATGCAGGCCTTGCCCACCGCGACACGCTGACCATCGCCGAGGGCGGCATGGACGCCTACGCCAAGGAGCCGACCTACGCGGACG of the Novosphingobium sp. 9 genome contains:
- the edd gene encoding phosphogluconate dehydratase — translated: MTNLAPALSRVTDRIIERSKPSRTRYLELMARESDRHADRNFLSCSNLAHGFAASGEDKPSLAAGRAPNLGIVTAYNDMLSAHQPYGRYPEQMKLFAREVGATAQVAGGVPAMCDGVTQGFDGMELSLFSRDTIALSTAVAMSHAMFDGMALLGICDKIVPGLVIGALRFGHLPAVFVPSGPMPTGISNKEKQKTRQLYAEGKVGRDALLASESASYHAAGTCTFYGTANSNQMMMEMMGLHVPGSAFIPPNTPLRQALTREAVHRLNAITKKSNDYRPMAQVVDEKAIVNAIAGLLATGGSTNHAIHLPAMARAAGIIIDWDDFAELSAAVPLLARVYPNGSGDVNHFHAAGGMGWVVRELLDAGLAHRDTLTIAEGGMDAYAKEPTYADEKLAWIDAPTTSGDDTMLRPASDPFLPEGGMQLVGGNLGRATFKTSAVDKERWTIEAPCRVFDTQEAVSAAFKAGELDKDVVVVVRFQGPRANGMPELHKLTPPLGVLQDRGHKVALVTDGRMSGASGKVPAAIHVTPEALPSADGVWGPLAFLRDGDIVRLSAEDGTLSTTADLSGREPAPAPASGEGMGRELFAMFRSHASGAEQGGSSMLALAGL